One window of Alistipes sp. ZOR0009 genomic DNA carries:
- a CDS encoding SusD/RagB family nutrient-binding outer membrane lipoprotein — MKKILIYTLAILSLAVVNQSCSYVDLETEDPNNFTDAPSELMINQPLLSLCLVQEGDLARITGIFSNQFTGADRQYLSLNQYITTTGDYDNIWATLYVDGVAQCKIIEQKAATLNLKKLQGVAKIVRAYLIGTAADLWGDVPYTEAANDLKYPMPKYDNQVSVYDSVQVLLDKAIDLYKVGADSDNGKVYGNLTLDESVLKQFDWLNVAYSLKARYFLHAKNYQKALDNALKGIGKPEQSWIFNHDDKGNYSDGKFNLFYSFLEWNRGGYLNADDAYLPRILDSGESTYRGNAKTNEAARFKYYFLSGGDAVYASLYDPNMSDGIFAVNSGYTLLSYAETRLIEAECYLRIAVPNKQAALNALNQVRQALNTYYGGNFYQDYVDSDFLTNSDLLKEILLEKYISLFGQIEVYNDLRRSNNLIGVPLKKGAVLNKIPERLLYPQTEVGANKNMPAIQSIDKPTRVNGGNS, encoded by the coding sequence ATGAAGAAGATATTAATTTATACTTTGGCCATACTATCCTTAGCAGTAGTCAACCAATCATGTAGTTATGTCGATCTTGAGACCGAAGATCCTAATAACTTTACCGACGCGCCTTCTGAATTAATGATAAATCAACCATTACTGTCCTTATGTTTGGTTCAGGAGGGTGACTTGGCTCGAATTACAGGTATTTTTTCTAATCAGTTTACAGGTGCTGATCGTCAATATTTATCATTGAATCAGTATATAACGACTACTGGTGATTATGACAATATTTGGGCAACTCTTTATGTGGATGGTGTTGCTCAATGTAAAATCATAGAGCAAAAGGCTGCCACTCTAAATTTAAAGAAACTTCAAGGGGTCGCAAAAATTGTTCGTGCATATTTAATTGGAACAGCGGCGGATTTGTGGGGAGATGTTCCTTATACCGAGGCCGCAAATGATTTGAAATATCCAATGCCAAAATACGATAATCAGGTTAGTGTGTATGATTCCGTGCAAGTCCTTTTGGATAAAGCAATTGATTTGTATAAAGTTGGTGCAGACAGTGACAATGGGAAGGTTTACGGTAATTTAACTTTGGATGAGTCAGTGTTGAAGCAGTTCGATTGGCTAAATGTTGCTTATAGTTTAAAGGCTCGTTACTTTTTGCATGCCAAAAACTATCAAAAAGCATTAGATAATGCATTGAAAGGAATTGGAAAACCAGAGCAAAGTTGGATTTTTAATCATGACGATAAAGGCAACTATTCTGATGGCAAATTTAACTTGTTTTATAGCTTTTTGGAATGGAATAGAGGCGGTTATTTAAATGCTGATGATGCCTACCTTCCTCGTATTTTGGATTCAGGAGAGAGTACTTATAGAGGAAATGCTAAGACTAATGAGGCTGCTAGATTTAAGTATTATTTTCTAAGCGGAGGTGATGCTGTTTATGCAAGTCTCTATGATCCAAATATGTCGGATGGGATATTTGCGGTTAATTCTGGCTATACCCTTTTAAGTTATGCAGAAACTCGTTTAATTGAGGCAGAATGCTATTTGCGTATAGCAGTTCCTAATAAGCAGGCTGCTCTAAATGCTCTTAATCAGGTGAGACAAGCACTTAATACTTATTATGGAGGTAATTTTTATCAAGATTATGTTGATTCCGATTTTTTAACTAATAGTGATTTGTTAAAGGAGATCCTTTTGGAGAAATATATATCATTATTTGGACAAATAGAGGTTTACAATGATTTGCGACGTTCTAATAATTTAATAGGAGTTCCATTAAAAAAGGGAGCCGTTTTAAATAAAATTCCAGAGAGATTGTTGTATCCTCAAACAGAAGTGGGGGCTAATAAAAATATGCCTGCAATACAAAGTATTGATAAACCAACAAGGGTTAATGGTGGAAATAGTTAG